A single region of the Acidobacteriota bacterium genome encodes:
- a CDS encoding tetratricopeptide repeat protein, protein MVWALASSAAACTAYVPFDGSQTLVPEFERRLGPGWQERVVVPFAMSDELRTAIDDRISPAGSETRRRDEVLDFIFGWLGLEYELTPTRTAAETFGAARGNCLSFVNLFVAAGRERRLNPFFVEVEDYQRWNYQNGVVVSRGHIVAGMYVDGNMATYDFLPYRPKSYRSFRPISDLAAASHYYNNLGAEALMADDVESAERWLDIAIRLAPDFDKAINNYGLVLMRTDRVGDAIATYQEGIELHPQNVPLLTNLVRAYQIEGSHGRAGELLDTLESMNRASPFFYVYRGDAALAAGDTATALDYMRRALAADSELPEVHVGLVRVYLATGQMREAKHHVERALRLDATHEEARRYAAMIERGPR, encoded by the coding sequence GTGGTCTGGGCGCTCGCCAGCTCCGCGGCCGCGTGCACCGCCTACGTGCCCTTCGACGGTTCGCAGACGCTGGTCCCCGAGTTCGAACGGCGTCTCGGTCCGGGGTGGCAGGAACGGGTCGTCGTGCCGTTCGCCATGAGCGACGAGTTGCGCACCGCGATCGACGACCGGATCAGCCCCGCCGGGAGCGAGACGCGGCGACGGGACGAGGTCCTCGACTTCATCTTCGGCTGGCTCGGCCTCGAGTACGAGCTCACTCCCACCCGGACGGCCGCCGAGACCTTCGGCGCCGCCAGGGGCAACTGCCTCTCCTTCGTCAACCTGTTCGTGGCGGCGGGGCGCGAGCGTCGCCTCAACCCGTTCTTCGTCGAGGTCGAGGACTACCAGCGCTGGAACTACCAGAACGGCGTCGTCGTCAGCCGGGGTCACATCGTCGCCGGCATGTACGTCGACGGCAACATGGCCACCTACGACTTCCTCCCGTACCGGCCGAAGTCCTACCGCAGCTTCCGGCCGATCAGCGACCTGGCGGCCGCCAGCCACTACTACAACAACCTGGGGGCCGAGGCGCTGATGGCGGACGACGTGGAGTCCGCCGAGCGCTGGCTCGACATCGCGATTCGTCTGGCGCCCGACTTCGACAAGGCGATCAACAACTACGGGCTCGTCCTGATGCGGACGGACCGCGTCGGCGACGCCATCGCGACCTACCAAGAGGGCATCGAGCTTCATCCCCAGAACGTGCCCCTGCTGACCAACCTGGTCCGCGCCTACCAGATCGAGGGCAGCCACGGCCGCGCCGGCGAACTGCTGGACACCCTGGAGTCGATGAACCGTGCGAGCCCCTTCTTCTACGTCTACCGCGGCGACGCGGCCCTCGCCGCAGGCGACACGGCGACCGCGCTCGACTACATGCGGCGGGCGCTCGCAGCCGACTCCGAGCTGCCCGAAGTCCACGTCGGGCTGGTCCGCGTGTACCTGGCGACCGGTCAGATGCGCGAGGCGAAGCACCACGTCGAGCGGGCCCTGAGGCTGGACGCGACCCACGAGGAGGCACGGAGGTACGCCGCGATGATCGAGCGCGGACCTCGGTAG
- a CDS encoding fibronectin type III domain-containing protein has protein sequence MSRRWRFLPLWLFLLSTDASGQAQRLLDLGPMVVDPVVVDEGVVPYAVQLDLDLIRSAPGRLEVEVPDGRLLVAELSVFEDRGGGDAMWAGKVAGSDYESVVFTIVNDHLAGHFGVPGGAKYRISARPDGRGRIEDRTTMARRPKEEYCPGGMSPDRPLPVAAIEAQRSDDPERVVQASSHNHLDILIVYSEAARQRYEARDGSVDAPVQASIDYLNTVFRNGQLDVVAQLVHHEQAPASLAISRVGNAVLRRLRNNQEVQALRAEHRADLVHIFVTSEVNDVCGNAYLLEKRHTAASFSPEGYGLTVMQDCGDGTFAHEVGHNLGAHHDPANAGAYFSNPDRRNNAMIAPYAFGHTWFSGSAPNPPDKATIMSYGSREVEPWFSTVRVQPRISGRQVTFGVAGERENERAVRSTIGLAVRLSDSLPGGSGPDPDPDPDPEPPPPPGTGPTAPGNLTGMTTGPTSVRLSWVDRSDDETGFEVQLRQAGSGWRTVSTVPANTATADVTGLTPGGRYEFRVRSFNDAGRSPSNVVTIVLPSAEFTDCVPSEPLITFDHGYTVSMCVEYRNGEGELVKEDAKNYNLESRESGILYFFDRDNAEVLVKVLDTCRISDYIWVYVAPVTTLAFNLRIDEVGTDRFWEHRNPRGDGNASTASALKHFPCEPGAVTMAGSAGSAAAGVDLVEAGFRPASVRQALGTNELSDCEPQPVVTLKGGYEVAMCVEFLKDGEPEIVGARDYGLDSEQSAVLYFFDRNNAEVLIKVLQPPPGRCGRWVFVAPVTDLAFNIEVRPPDGGAPWTNSNPFRKTAAAASDLMAFCGP, from the coding sequence GTGTCTCGACGATGGCGGTTCCTGCCGCTCTGGCTCTTCCTGCTGTCTACGGACGCGAGCGGCCAGGCTCAGCGCCTGCTGGACCTCGGGCCCATGGTCGTCGACCCGGTGGTGGTGGACGAGGGCGTCGTGCCGTATGCGGTCCAACTCGACCTCGACCTCATCCGGTCCGCTCCGGGGCGCCTGGAAGTGGAGGTACCCGACGGCCGCCTGCTGGTGGCCGAACTGAGCGTCTTCGAGGACCGTGGCGGCGGCGATGCGATGTGGGCGGGCAAGGTTGCCGGCTCGGACTACGAGAGCGTCGTCTTCACGATCGTCAACGACCACCTGGCCGGCCACTTCGGCGTGCCGGGCGGCGCGAAGTACCGCATTTCGGCCCGGCCGGACGGTCGTGGCCGGATCGAGGATCGGACCACAATGGCGCGCAGGCCGAAGGAGGAGTACTGCCCTGGAGGAATGTCCCCGGACCGGCCGTTGCCGGTGGCCGCGATCGAGGCGCAGCGCAGCGATGATCCGGAGCGCGTCGTTCAGGCGTCGAGCCACAACCACCTCGACATTCTGATCGTCTACAGCGAGGCGGCCCGCCAGCGCTACGAGGCCCGCGACGGCTCGGTGGACGCCCCCGTGCAGGCATCGATCGACTACCTGAACACGGTGTTCCGAAACGGGCAGTTGGACGTGGTCGCCCAGTTGGTGCATCACGAACAGGCTCCGGCTTCGCTGGCCATCTCACGCGTGGGCAATGCGGTGCTTCGCAGGCTCCGCAACAATCAGGAAGTGCAGGCGCTGCGGGCCGAGCACCGCGCGGACCTGGTTCACATCTTCGTGACCTCTGAGGTCAACGATGTCTGCGGAAACGCTTACTTGCTCGAGAAGCGCCACACGGCGGCGTCCTTCTCGCCGGAAGGCTACGGCCTGACGGTGATGCAGGACTGCGGTGACGGGACCTTCGCTCACGAGGTCGGCCACAACTTGGGCGCGCACCACGATCCTGCGAACGCCGGTGCTTACTTCTCGAATCCGGACCGGCGAAACAACGCGATGATCGCGCCCTACGCGTTCGGGCACACGTGGTTCAGTGGGTCGGCTCCGAACCCGCCTGACAAGGCCACGATCATGAGCTACGGCAGCAGAGAAGTGGAGCCGTGGTTTTCGACCGTGCGGGTTCAGCCGAGAATCAGCGGCCGGCAGGTGACGTTCGGGGTCGCCGGCGAGCGGGAGAACGAGCGGGCTGTTCGGAGCACGATCGGCTTGGCGGTGCGCTTGAGCGACTCGCTGCCTGGAGGATCCGGACCCGATCCGGATCCGGATCCCGATCCGGAACCTCCGCCTCCGCCGGGAACCGGACCGACCGCGCCGGGCAACCTGACCGGAATGACGACGGGACCCACCAGCGTCCGCCTGAGTTGGGTCGACCGGTCCGATGACGAGACGGGCTTCGAGGTCCAGCTCCGCCAAGCCGGCAGCGGCTGGCGGACCGTTTCGACCGTGCCGGCCAACACCGCGACCGCCGACGTGACGGGGTTGACTCCGGGCGGGCGCTACGAGTTCCGGGTGCGGTCGTTCAATGACGCCGGCCGTTCCCCGAGCAACGTGGTGACCATCGTGCTGCCTTCGGCGGAGTTCACGGACTGCGTGCCGAGCGAGCCGCTGATCACGTTCGACCACGGCTACACGGTGAGCATGTGCGTGGAGTACCGGAACGGCGAGGGAGAACTCGTCAAGGAGGACGCCAAGAACTACAACCTCGAGTCCCGGGAGTCGGGCATCCTGTACTTCTTTGACCGGGACAACGCGGAAGTGCTGGTCAAGGTGCTGGACACCTGCAGGATCAGCGACTACATCTGGGTGTACGTCGCTCCGGTCACGACGCTGGCCTTCAATCTGCGGATCGACGAAGTGGGGACCGACAGGTTCTGGGAGCACAGGAATCCGCGCGGCGACGGCAATGCCTCAACTGCGAGTGCGTTGAAGCACTTTCCCTGCGAGCCCGGCGCCGTCACGATGGCGGGTTCCGCGGGCTCGGCGGCGGCGGGCGTTGACCTGGTCGAGGCCGGCTTCCGGCCGGCCTCCGTGCGCCAGGCGCTCGGGACGAACGAGCTTTCGGACTGCGAACCGCAACCGGTCGTCACGCTCAAGGGCGGCTACGAGGTCGCGATGTGCGTCGAGTTCCTCAAGGACGGCGAACCGGAGATCGTTGGAGCAAGGGACTACGGTCTGGACTCCGAGCAGTCGGCGGTGCTCTACTTCTTCGACCGCAACAACGCCGAGGTGCTGATCAAGGTCCTGCAACCGCCCCCCGGAAGATGCGGCCGGTGGGTGTTCGTCGCGCCGGTGACGGACCTGGCGTTCAACATCGAGGTCCGTCCGCCGGATGGCGGGGCGCCGTGGACGAACAGCAACCCCTTCCGCAAGACCGCGGCCGCGGCGAGCGACCTGATGGCGTTCTGCGGTCCGTAG
- a CDS encoding TonB-dependent receptor, with the protein MSRRTVSTFGVILCLLVGGAAFGQSATGNLYGTVTDESGAPLPGVSVTVSGIGADRTQFTDATGGFRFLGLDPGGYTVIAELDGFGGIEYPDVVIRLGQNTDVPLTLTAALEETITVTSESPLLDERQISAGTNVSQVELEKIPTARDPWAVLSQTPGVIVDRVNVGGNESGQQANFRAAGVSSSQNDFQMDGAEITDMRATGASPTYYDFDQFAEMSFTTGGTDVTKNGSGVQVNLVTKRGTNEFRGSARFYNTAATGYFGGALKASQPNIDGELYKSNGQTQLAGARVRKIEDFGFEAGGAAIQDRLWLWGSWGQNDIGQNAASGTADDTLLENTVIKVNGQISDGNSIVGSYNNGDKLKFGRGAGTTRPPATTWNQRGPSAQYRLEDQHVASANLFFTGTYMHGDFGFGLFARSNRADENGLHPDAPDPQRDDGIWANNYLSGFAASPNDLFKVDGTYFFTSGANATHELRFGGRYRTYENNSIFRWGPNQTWHRLDREWTYYARDDVGQLLAEYTGLWVQDTISLGQMTINAGLRYDEQGGENKAYELPAHPTRPELIPGLSYPGGGAGFTWESIAPRLGFTYALGEDRDTLVRASYSQFADQLPTNSINRLSPLGYSLALRDSVTDAHIWTNVDTTDPLRVWSTVDSGMDATTTTEILAGVEHSFLPELVVGLQLTARSVDDLTWDPSYVTDGAGNRRLVQGTDFMQIGTITGSLPRGAGSYSENVYDWVDDVETHFGSHLENGVRSRDYLGYSLTLTKRLADRWMARGFFQYGKAEWNVPNSYFDRTSRNNGRGGGDVDGQLYMTGSSGSGKGQRYLQSTWSYNLNGMYQVAPDRGWGFNVSANLTGREGSPIGYYRNVALRDGGADINLVKDFNDIRLDDVQVIDLRLEKEFSLSGPINLTFGIDIFNLTNQGTGLSYNDRVGISNSGNLADNIAPRIYRLGVRLNWR; encoded by the coding sequence ATGAGCAGACGCACCGTTTCGACGTTCGGCGTCATCCTTTGTCTGCTCGTCGGAGGGGCGGCCTTCGGCCAGTCCGCGACGGGCAATCTGTACGGCACGGTCACCGACGAGTCCGGTGCTCCGCTGCCGGGCGTGAGCGTCACGGTCAGCGGCATCGGCGCGGACCGGACGCAGTTCACGGATGCCACGGGCGGGTTCCGGTTCCTCGGGCTCGATCCCGGCGGCTACACGGTCATCGCGGAACTCGACGGCTTCGGCGGTATCGAGTATCCGGATGTCGTCATCCGTCTCGGCCAGAACACCGACGTGCCGCTGACTCTCACCGCGGCGCTCGAGGAGACGATCACCGTCACCTCCGAGAGCCCGCTGCTCGACGAGCGGCAGATTTCGGCTGGCACGAACGTTAGCCAGGTCGAGCTCGAGAAGATCCCGACCGCGCGCGATCCGTGGGCGGTCCTGTCGCAGACTCCGGGCGTGATCGTCGACCGGGTCAACGTCGGCGGCAACGAGTCCGGCCAGCAGGCGAACTTCCGCGCGGCTGGCGTGTCCTCGTCGCAGAACGACTTCCAGATGGACGGGGCCGAGATCACGGACATGCGCGCCACCGGCGCGTCGCCGACCTACTACGACTTCGACCAGTTCGCCGAGATGTCGTTCACGACCGGCGGCACCGACGTCACGAAGAATGGCTCGGGCGTCCAGGTGAACCTGGTGACCAAGCGGGGCACGAACGAGTTCCGCGGTTCGGCGCGGTTCTACAACACGGCGGCCACCGGCTACTTCGGCGGCGCTCTCAAGGCGTCGCAGCCGAACATCGACGGCGAGCTTTACAAGAGCAACGGCCAGACCCAGTTGGCTGGCGCTCGCGTCCGCAAGATCGAGGACTTCGGCTTCGAGGCCGGCGGCGCCGCGATCCAGGACCGCCTCTGGTTGTGGGGTAGCTGGGGTCAGAACGACATCGGCCAGAACGCCGCTTCCGGTACGGCCGACGACACGCTGCTCGAGAACACCGTGATCAAGGTGAACGGCCAGATCAGCGACGGGAACTCGATCGTCGGTTCGTACAACAACGGCGACAAGCTGAAGTTCGGGCGCGGCGCCGGCACCACGCGGCCGCCGGCAACGACCTGGAACCAGCGCGGCCCCTCGGCGCAGTATCGCCTCGAGGACCAGCACGTCGCGTCGGCGAACCTGTTCTTCACCGGCACGTACATGCACGGCGACTTCGGCTTCGGCCTCTTCGCCAGGAGCAACCGGGCCGACGAGAACGGTCTCCATCCGGACGCTCCGGATCCGCAACGGGACGACGGTATCTGGGCGAACAACTACCTCTCCGGCTTCGCCGCGTCCCCGAACGACCTGTTCAAGGTCGACGGCACGTACTTCTTCACCAGCGGCGCCAACGCCACGCACGAACTCCGGTTCGGTGGCCGGTACCGCACCTACGAGAACAACTCGATCTTCCGCTGGGGCCCGAACCAGACCTGGCATCGGCTCGATCGGGAGTGGACCTACTACGCGCGGGACGACGTTGGCCAGTTGCTGGCCGAGTACACCGGGCTGTGGGTTCAGGACACGATCTCGCTTGGGCAGATGACGATCAACGCGGGTCTCCGCTACGACGAGCAGGGCGGCGAGAACAAGGCGTACGAGCTTCCGGCGCATCCGACTCGTCCGGAGCTGATTCCGGGCCTTTCGTACCCGGGAGGCGGCGCCGGCTTCACCTGGGAGTCGATCGCTCCGCGGCTCGGCTTCACCTACGCCCTTGGCGAGGACCGCGACACGCTCGTTCGCGCGAGCTACTCGCAGTTCGCCGACCAGTTGCCGACGAACAGCATCAACCGGCTGTCGCCGCTCGGCTACTCGCTCGCCCTCCGCGACTCGGTGACGGACGCGCACATCTGGACGAACGTCGACACCACGGATCCGCTCAGGGTCTGGAGCACGGTCGACTCCGGCATGGATGCGACCACGACCACCGAGATTCTCGCGGGCGTGGAGCACTCCTTCCTGCCGGAGCTGGTGGTCGGCCTTCAGCTCACCGCCCGGAGCGTTGACGACCTGACCTGGGATCCGAGCTACGTCACCGACGGGGCGGGCAACCGCCGCCTGGTGCAGGGCACGGACTTCATGCAGATCGGCACGATCACCGGCAGCCTGCCACGGGGCGCCGGCAGTTACAGCGAGAACGTCTACGACTGGGTTGACGATGTCGAGACTCACTTCGGCAGCCACCTGGAGAACGGGGTCCGCTCGCGCGACTACCTCGGCTACAGCCTGACGCTGACGAAGCGGCTCGCGGACCGCTGGATGGCCCGCGGGTTCTTCCAGTACGGCAAGGCCGAGTGGAACGTGCCGAACTCCTACTTCGACCGCACCAGCCGGAACAACGGCCGCGGTGGTGGCGACGTGGACGGCCAGCTCTACATGACGGGTTCCAGCGGCTCCGGCAAGGGCCAGCGGTACCTCCAGTCGACCTGGTCGTACAACCTGAACGGCATGTACCAGGTCGCTCCGGACCGCGGTTGGGGCTTCAACGTCTCCGCCAACCTGACGGGGCGCGAGGGCTCGCCGATCGGGTACTACCGCAACGTCGCCCTGCGTGACGGCGGCGCGGACATCAACCTGGTTAAGGACTTCAACGACATCCGGCTGGATGATGTCCAGGTCATCGACCTCCGGCTCGAGAAGGAATTCTCGCTGTCAGGGCCGATCAACCTGACCTTCGGTATCGACATCTTCAACCTGACGAACCAGGGTACCGGGCTGTCGTACAACGACCGGGTTGGCATCTCGAACTCGGGCAACCTCGCGGACAACATCGCTCCGCGGATCTACCGCCTGGGCGTT
- a CDS encoding VWA domain-containing protein, whose translation MNDHRRIVSPLTRIRLVRTAAAATCAAALLLAAADADAQRNRRRQAQAQFSDTTTVTVVEVPVQVVSSGAPVRGLTLNDFELLDGRKRVEITGFDLVDLSVVEGKPTQQQVPVAARRHFLLFFDLFYSAPDSVGRAQQAAADLVLTSLHPTDLVAVAVFDTRPRLVLGFTSDRSQLRQAIRSLGQVQVSETVVRDPLGLVISDIGAALAAGDEVAGATQTAAGISAGDVLAETRRELQNLQEQAERGNEASRIAAMTEGMSALSNWMASVEGRKHVVFLSEGMPTRVLYGNQGQTDEDRAALLADNEAVLQGRTQEVDQQRTFGDSSAQSSMERMLRQFREANCTIQAVDVSGQIAGEARSKRASLLQMANDTGGEMFSNFTNLGDAMAEMLERTSVTYLLAFQPDDLKQDGKFRRLRVRLKDAPRGTRVVHRPGYYPPRAYEQTSQFERALGSAQAVMGGVETGDIDAAVLATGFPADSGKPYAPVLITARGQDLLAGLEDDVLPIEIYAYALDENGVVRDFFSTRMGLDLAQAGAAIRQSGIKYWGHFDIDPGVYSVRVLLRNDVTGRRALATAVLEVPGDGTVLQPPLFPEPPTKWLLLREDASEQRQDVAFPFLLDGAPFIPAARPEVSRGGEAQISLVAMNLAAGAVSVRAQVFGANGESIAGGGEVVLEANQANGGALSRLNGKFLAAKKLDPGDYTLVVTVTDSANGQHSSSTSIRVL comes from the coding sequence ATGAACGACCACCGTCGTATCGTCTCTCCGCTCACACGCATCCGACTCGTCAGGACCGCCGCCGCCGCGACCTGCGCCGCCGCCCTGCTCCTGGCCGCGGCCGACGCCGACGCCCAACGCAACCGCCGGCGCCAGGCGCAAGCTCAGTTCAGCGACACGACCACCGTAACGGTGGTCGAGGTGCCGGTCCAGGTAGTCAGCAGCGGCGCCCCCGTGCGCGGCCTCACCCTGAACGACTTCGAGCTCCTGGACGGCCGCAAGAGGGTCGAGATCACCGGTTTCGACCTGGTCGACCTGTCGGTTGTCGAGGGCAAGCCCACCCAGCAACAGGTTCCGGTCGCCGCAAGGCGGCACTTCCTGCTGTTCTTCGACCTGTTCTACTCGGCCCCCGACTCGGTCGGCCGCGCGCAGCAGGCGGCAGCCGATCTCGTCCTGACATCGCTGCACCCGACCGATCTGGTCGCCGTCGCGGTGTTCGACACGCGGCCGCGGCTGGTGCTCGGATTCACCTCCGACCGCAGCCAACTCCGGCAGGCGATCCGGTCACTGGGGCAGGTTCAGGTCAGCGAAACGGTCGTGCGCGACCCGCTCGGTCTCGTCATTTCGGACATCGGCGCCGCTCTGGCGGCGGGCGACGAGGTGGCCGGTGCGACGCAGACCGCCGCCGGCATCAGCGCCGGCGATGTGCTCGCCGAGACACGCCGCGAACTCCAGAACCTCCAGGAGCAGGCCGAGCGCGGCAACGAAGCCAGCAGGATCGCCGCCATGACGGAGGGCATGAGCGCCCTTTCGAACTGGATGGCCTCGGTCGAGGGCCGCAAGCACGTCGTGTTCCTTTCCGAAGGCATGCCGACGAGGGTGCTGTACGGCAACCAGGGCCAGACGGACGAAGACCGCGCGGCTCTGCTAGCCGACAACGAAGCGGTGCTGCAGGGCCGAACCCAGGAGGTGGATCAGCAGAGGACGTTCGGCGATTCCTCCGCCCAGAGTTCGATGGAACGCATGCTCAGACAGTTCCGAGAGGCGAACTGCACGATTCAGGCAGTCGACGTCAGCGGTCAGATCGCCGGCGAGGCACGGAGCAAGCGCGCTTCCCTGCTTCAGATGGCGAACGACACGGGCGGCGAGATGTTCTCGAACTTCACGAACCTGGGAGACGCGATGGCCGAGATGCTGGAGCGCACCAGCGTCACCTATCTGCTCGCCTTCCAACCCGACGACCTCAAGCAGGACGGCAAGTTCCGCCGTCTGCGGGTGCGGCTCAAGGATGCTCCCCGCGGTACGCGGGTCGTCCACCGTCCCGGCTACTACCCGCCCAGGGCCTACGAGCAGACGAGCCAGTTCGAGCGCGCGCTGGGCTCGGCCCAGGCCGTGATGGGGGGCGTCGAGACCGGCGACATCGACGCCGCTGTTCTGGCCACAGGGTTTCCCGCCGACAGCGGCAAGCCGTACGCCCCGGTCCTGATCACGGCCCGCGGCCAGGATCTCCTGGCCGGCCTGGAAGACGACGTGCTGCCGATCGAGATCTACGCCTATGCGCTGGACGAGAACGGCGTCGTGCGCGACTTCTTCTCGACCCGCATGGGCCTCGATCTGGCGCAGGCCGGGGCCGCCATCCGCCAGAGCGGGATCAAGTACTGGGGGCACTTCGACATCGACCCTGGCGTCTACTCGGTGCGGGTCCTGCTGCGCAACGACGTCACCGGGCGACGGGCGCTGGCGACCGCCGTCCTCGAGGTGCCCGGCGATGGCACCGTCCTGCAACCGCCCCTCTTCCCGGAACCGCCGACGAAGTGGCTCCTGCTGCGGGAGGACGCGTCCGAGCAACGGCAGGACGTCGCCTTCCCCTTCCTGCTGGACGGCGCGCCATTCATCCCGGCCGCCCGACCCGAAGTCAGCCGCGGCGGCGAAGCCCAGATCAGCCTCGTCGCGATGAACCTGGCGGCGGGCGCCGTCTCGGTCCGCGCGCAGGTCTTCGGGGCGAACGGAGAGAGCATCGCCGGCGGCGGTGAGGTCGTGCTGGAAGCGAACCAGGCGAACGGCGGCGCCCTCTCCCGGCTAAACGGGAAGTTCCTCGCCGCGAAGAAGCTCGACCCGGGCGACTACACGCTGGTCGTCACCGTGACCGACTCGGCGAACGGACAGCACTCGTCCTCGACGTCGATCCGGGTGCTGTAG
- a CDS encoding VWA domain-containing protein codes for MILFMSDAAKPETAARASFSGRLAFVATLGVLAFAAPPMAAQEPAPGDLRQFEDREFVFEVQVPVNVIARDGTAVRGLTAEDFQILDEGEPQETTGFRVIDLEQIAPDDRRVIETDYGVPPAARRHFLFLFDLSYSAPTSIAKAQIAAKSFVVDNLHPTDLAAVGIHSVESGPQLLVTFTPDRAQLARAITTLGNPRLLRLATEDPLGFLIDAPGRATDLTSALDVGGVNAGITEMERSMSSYLQVIGREMAKSERNYARGQISRWADTLHQMARILSTVEGRKHLVLFSEGFDGRLLFGRGPDSSDEEFRRETDLIERGQIAQVDTDQRFGNTQLLTQIHQMLSEFNRANTVIHTVDISGLRADSLEENRIRSVGRDALFYLADHTGGQAHEDANDFGAELREVLESSAVTYLLSFQPSDPGDAGDHHRLQVRARAPRGAQLSHRMGYYTPRPYGDLHPMEKRLLASDLIAAAAERDDLTMDVLAAPFRAGPNQAYVPVIVEIDGHSLLEDHGRPRLPVEIYAYVTDDKSEMRDFFSRVVTLDLTGREDTFANTGLKYYGSLDLPPGDYLLRVLARNALTGATGVETIALHVPTFESGEPTLLPPFFHEEPGAWFLVREQPADQYSKTTVYPFTVNGEPYVPSAVPLLLEGGGGQAEICLVGYNLGEGDLFLQGTVLDGDGERMEGGALSLRERTVTGIPGLDKLVAAFDPVDLPAGDYTLRVTVTDPATQARPFNSIPLRVLN; via the coding sequence TTGATTCTGTTCATGTCCGACGCCGCCAAGCCTGAAACTGCAGCGCGGGCGTCCTTCTCCGGCCGGCTCGCCTTCGTGGCGACTTTGGGAGTTCTTGCCTTCGCGGCGCCGCCCATGGCCGCCCAGGAACCTGCTCCCGGCGACCTCCGCCAGTTCGAAGACCGTGAGTTCGTCTTCGAGGTCCAGGTGCCTGTCAACGTCATCGCGCGCGACGGCACCGCCGTCCGGGGGCTGACCGCGGAGGACTTCCAGATCCTGGACGAGGGCGAACCGCAGGAGACCACCGGTTTTCGCGTGATCGACCTGGAACAGATCGCCCCCGACGACCGGCGGGTCATCGAGACGGACTACGGCGTACCACCCGCAGCGAGGCGACACTTCCTCTTCCTGTTCGACCTTTCCTACTCGGCGCCGACCTCGATCGCCAAGGCGCAGATCGCGGCAAAGAGCTTCGTCGTGGACAACCTGCACCCGACCGACCTGGCCGCCGTCGGCATTCACTCCGTCGAATCCGGGCCGCAACTCCTGGTCACCTTCACGCCCGACCGGGCCCAGCTCGCGCGAGCCATCACGACCCTCGGCAATCCCAGACTCCTCAGACTGGCGACCGAGGATCCGCTGGGCTTCCTGATCGACGCGCCGGGACGGGCGACAGACCTGACTTCGGCCCTCGACGTCGGCGGCGTGAACGCGGGAATCACCGAGATGGAGCGCAGCATGAGCAGCTACCTCCAGGTCATCGGAAGGGAAATGGCCAAGTCGGAGAGGAACTACGCGCGAGGGCAGATTTCACGCTGGGCCGACACCCTGCACCAGATGGCGCGCATCCTGTCCACGGTCGAGGGCCGCAAGCACCTGGTGCTGTTCTCCGAGGGCTTCGACGGCAGGTTACTGTTCGGTCGCGGACCGGACTCCTCCGACGAGGAGTTCCGGCGCGAGACCGACCTGATCGAGCGCGGGCAGATCGCCCAGGTCGATACCGACCAGCGATTCGGCAACACCCAGCTCCTGACCCAGATCCACCAGATGCTGAGCGAGTTCAATCGCGCCAACACGGTGATCCACACGGTCGACATCTCCGGCCTGCGGGCCGACTCGCTCGAGGAGAACCGGATCCGCTCGGTCGGACGCGACGCCCTGTTCTACCTCGCCGACCACACCGGCGGCCAGGCGCACGAAGACGCGAACGACTTCGGCGCCGAGTTGCGGGAAGTGCTCGAATCCTCCGCCGTCACCTACCTGCTCTCGTTCCAACCTTCCGACCCGGGGGACGCGGGCGATCACCACCGGCTGCAGGTAAGGGCCCGGGCGCCCAGGGGCGCTCAGCTCTCCCACCGCATGGGCTACTACACGCCCAGACCCTACGGCGACCTCCACCCAATGGAGAAGCGTCTGCTCGCCTCCGACCTGATCGCCGCCGCGGCCGAGCGGGACGACCTGACGATGGACGTCCTGGCCGCGCCGTTCCGGGCCGGCCCGAACCAGGCCTATGTGCCGGTCATCGTCGAGATCGATGGCCACAGCCTGCTCGAAGACCACGGTCGGCCCCGGCTCCCGGTCGAGATCTACGCCTACGTCACCGACGACAAGTCAGAAATGCGGGACTTCTTCAGCCGCGTCGTGACCCTCGATCTGACCGGTCGGGAGGACACCTTCGCGAACACCGGCCTCAAGTACTACGGCAGCCTCGACCTGCCGCCGGGCGACTACCTGCTCCGGGTCCTCGCCCGCAATGCACTGACCGGGGCCACCGGCGTCGAGACCATAGCCCTCCACGTCCCGACCTTCGAGAGCGGCGAACCGACCCTGCTTCCCCCGTTCTTCCACGAAGAGCCCGGCGCCTGGTTCCTGGTCCGCGAACAACCCGCGGACCAGTACTCGAAGACCACCGTGTACCCGTTCACGGTCAACGGCGAGCCCTACGTGCCGTCGGCGGTCCCCCTTCTCCTCGAGGGCGGCGGCGGCCAGGCGGAGATCTGTCTCGTCGGCTACAACCTCGGCGAAGGCGACCTCTTCCTTCAGGGCACCGTGCTCGACGGGGACGGAGAACGCATGGAGGGCGGCGCGCTCAGCCTGCGCGAACGAACCGTCACCGGCATACCGGGCCTCGACAAGCTGGTCGCGGCCTTCGATCCGGTCGACCTGCCGGCGGGCGACTACACTCTGAGGGTCACGGTGACCGATCCGGCGACCCAGGCTCGACCGTTCAACTCGATCCCGCTTAGAGTCCTCAACTGA